In the Paramisgurnus dabryanus chromosome 5, PD_genome_1.1, whole genome shotgun sequence genome, one interval contains:
- the thy1 gene encoding thy-1 membrane glycoprotein — MMWFTLIAPLCLLGFAAAQTSLSVVSCLTKEQNLRMVCTFTPATTPDPKQSVCSFTSDTKLVASSDASAVPDNLYKNRGAVKFDQKTCQLDLNGFSNDKPQNFTCSIKQTASAPALKVATVEKSKLVTCSAWCILQHSAVVFLLVFLTSPLTLELL, encoded by the exons ATGATGTGGTTTACTCTTATTGCACCACTTTGTCTGTTGG GCTTTGCTGCTGCCCAGACGTCACTTAGTGTTGTATCCTGCTTGACTAAAGAGCAAAATCTTCGAATGGTCTGCACGTTTACTCCAGCTACAACTCCAGATCCCAAGCAGAGCGTTTGCTCCTTTACGTCCGATACGAAACTGGTGGCCTCTTCTGATGCCAGCGCTGTCCCAGACAACCTCTACAAGAACCGTGGCGCAGTCAAATTTGATCAGAAAACGTGTCAGCTGGATCTGAATGGTTTCTCAAACGACAAACCCCAGAACTTTACCTGCAGCATCAAACAGACTGCCTCGGCCCCTGCTTTAAAAGTAGCAACTGTGGAGAAGA GTAAGCTAGTTACCTGTTCTGCCTGGTGTATCCTGCAGCACAGTGCAGTAGTATTCCTGCTGGTTTTCCTCACCTCTCCACTAACATTAGAGCTTCTGTGA
- the LOC135732096 gene encoding uncharacterized protein yields MCASQNNAGQLDCFAKWSTLDEGICLKDIVFGFCTEEAMKSYPSLSVCTVLLCLSCIVGVVTATNPYQKPSFLDFDSWFWHTPRGPQMFSCVTYMEKNLRVDCEFPETHKIPGPFCEFKQDGRLMGSTYPNTPVQLIPPIETRRRVNVSLVAPNICRLTWMPLSDDRAYTYTCRVYQGSTWKENSMAFHQRNLLVCSALSVLFHTGPWILGVVISLPVSLGVLSG; encoded by the exons ATGTGCGCATCACAAAACAACGCGGGGCAACTTGACTGTTTTGCAAAGTGGAGTACCCTGGACGAAGGAATCTGCTTGAAG GATATTGTTTTTGGATTCTGCACGGAGGAGGCAATGAAGTCTTATCCATCACTATCTGTTTGTACTGTGTTAT TGTGTCTGTCATGTATAGTGGGAGTTGTCACTGCTACAAACCCATACCAGAAACCCAGCTTTTTGGATTTTGACTCATGGTTTTGGCACACTCCTCGAGGGCCCCAAATGTTTTCCTGCGTTACCTACATGGAGAAGAACCTTCGGGTTGATTGTGAATTCCCAGAGACGCACAAAATCCCCGGGCCATTTTGCGAGTTCAAACAGGATGGGCGACTTATGGGATCCACCTACCCAAACACTCCAGTTCAGTTGATACCACCTATTGAGACTCGACGCCGAGTCAATGTCTCCTTGGTGGCCCCTAACATTTGTCGCCTCACCTGGATGCCACTGTCAGATGACCGTGCATACACCTATACCTGCAGAGTTTACCAGGGCAGCACCTGGAAAGAGAACAGTATGGCGTTCCATCAAA GAAATCTTCTGGTGTGCTCCGCCTTAAGCGTACTGTTCCACACAGGACCATGGATACTTGGAGTTGTCATATCACTTCCTGTGTCTCTCGGGGTCCTGTCAGGATGA